In Mytilus edulis chromosome 13, xbMytEdul2.2, whole genome shotgun sequence, a single window of DNA contains:
- the LOC139501707 gene encoding large ribosomal subunit protein eL22-like, with the protein MPQVQKKVSKSSAGKRGKGKKKSALKYTIDCTHPVEDGIMDVVSFEKFLQERIKVNGKTSNMGTNVVLERNKNKVNLTSDIAFSKRYLKYLTKKYLKKNNLRDWLRVVASSKDSYELRYFQINNEDEEEEDGDE; encoded by the exons ATGCCACAG GTCCAGAAGAAAGTATCAAAGTCCAGTGCTGGCAAAAGAGGAAAAGGCAAGAAGAAGAGTGCCTTGAAGTACACTATTGACTGTACCCACCCAGTCGAGGATGGAATCATGGATGTTGTCAGCTTT GAGAAATTCTTACAAGAGAGAATCAAAGTGAACGGCAAGACCAGCAACATGGGAACAAATGTCGTCCTGGAGAGGAACAAGAACAAAGTCAACCTCACCTCTGACATCGCCTTCTCAAAAAG ATATCTGAAATACTTGACAAAGAAGTACTTGAAGAAGAACAATCTTAGAGATTGGTTGAGAGTTGTTGCCAGTAGCAAGGATTCTTATGAACTCAGATACTTCCAGATCAATAACGAGGACGAGGAGGAAGAAGATGGCGACGAGTAA